A single Oryza brachyantha chromosome 8, ObraRS2, whole genome shotgun sequence DNA region contains:
- the LOC102716618 gene encoding ribosome production factor 2 homolog, translated as MVAIRVPRSQRAKRALLKHAPKLVETGKKTLILHGTKTSAVLNSVLANLFHLKRDNAVKFSKKNDNIRPFESGGETSLEFFSLKTDCSLLVYGSHSKKRPNNLVLGRTYDHHIYDLVEVGVENFKSIESYVYDKKLAPKLGSKPFFAFIGEHFESVEELKHLKEVLLDLFRGEVVENLNLAGVDRVFVCTAISPTTVYMMHCALRLKRSGTSIPRMELVEVGPSMDLVVRRHRLPVESLKKEAMKTADHAKKMKNVSKDPVHGKLGKVYIPDQQIAKMSLSNDVKGLKRERREAKQNKDHSKKQKINPE; from the exons aTGGTCGCGATCAGGGTGCCCAGGAGCCAGCGCGCCAAGAGGGCGCTCCTCAAGCACGCGCCCAAGCTC GTTGAGACCGGGAAGAAGACGCTCATCCTCCACGGGACCAAGACCAGCGCCGTGCTGAACTCGGTCCTCGCGAATCTGTTCCACCTGAAGCGCGACAATGCCGTCAAGTTCTCCAAGAAGAACGACAACATCAGGCCGTtcgagagcggcggcgagaccTCCCTCGAGTTCTTCTCCCTCAAGACGGACTGCAGCCTTCTAGTG TATGGTTCTCACTCAAAGAAGAGGCCCAACAATCTTGTTCTGGGAAGGACTTATGATCACCACATATATGACCTTGTTGAAGTAGGAGTTGAGAACTTCAAATCAATTGAATCATATGTGTATGATAAGAAACTGGCACCTAAACTTGGCTCAAAGCCTTTCTTTGCCTTCATTGGGGAGCACTTTGAAAGTGTTGAAGAGCTGAAGCATTTGAAGGAAGTACTGCTTGATCTTTTCAGAGGAGAG GTGGTAGAGAATCTGAACCTTGCTGGTGTAGATAGGGTATTTGTTTGCACAGCAATCTCCCCTACTACTGTCTACATGATGCACTGTGCTCTCCGTCTAAAACGGTCAGGCACATCTATTCCTAGAATGGAGCTGGTTGAAGTTGGGCCTTCAATGGACTTAGTAGTTAGGAGGCACCGACTTCCAGTTGAAAGTCTGAAGAAAGAAGCAATGAAGACCGCTGATCATGCTAAGAAG ATGAAAAATGTCAGCAAGGATCCAGTGCATGGCAAGCTGGGCAAGGTCTACATTCCAGACCAGCAG ATTGCAAAGATGAGTTTATCAAACGACGTCAAGGGGTTGAAGAGGGAACGCCGTGAAGCCAAGCAAAACAAGGACCACTCAAAGAAGCAAAAGATAAATCCTGAGTGA
- the LOC102716895 gene encoding uncharacterized protein LOC102716895 yields MPRPSSTSRPAPVRLRRRPLKTPLLAPAAASSSSAAATRGGPGTPHLGWGSAAGEGGEEKKADAAAGASGRSVRRLAAAVWRLRPAEDAPPPAAAARRAAGHVGLEHIPRHLQVQLLRKDHVGNRYGLKNEISSPISVLERHSGELHKAQLHHASDVFPTTCLENATKWELDGIKGTESDDAYAIANQLNIIDEQKGENYVSTLQVKLQQTQDRVGKLEAERLSAKKQLDHLFKKLTEEKAAWRKREHKKVQAIVEDMKADLEHEKKNRKQLEKINLKLVDELKEVKMAANNLLQEYDNERKTRELTEEVCTKLVRELEEQKAEIEALKQESLKLRTEVDEDRKLLQMAEVWREERVQMKLVDAKLTLEAKYAELTKLQQDVEAIVASFSDDKGDGTTVQVAKNIVQSIGSAREQEIEFKYDPPPASDDILSIIEELRPSEEPATRETEPCHKHNSPLHESENQEDCPMADIFLENPTKVYSNKSPYNESDMDDSSSWETLSNEERQGSSTSRNGSEPSVNKICDKISWTSGDDSEAGRHDTLSGELIDAYFADRKQSKKKESAISKLLKSSPLKSCEIFKKDVVEMMNGRSSNERLSNGMHSSNEGANQDVGLSSPSIGQWSSPDSMNSQLNRGFRGCMEMVQKQSLKAKLLEARMESQKIQLRHVLNQKT; encoded by the exons ATGCCGCGCCCCTCCTCGACGTCGCGCCCCGCCcccgtccgcctccgccgcaggCCGCTCAAAACTCCCCTcctcgcccccgccgccgcctcctcctcttccgccGCTGCCACCCGCGGCGGGCCCGGCACTCCGCACCTGGGGTGGGGTTCGGCCGCGGGGGAAGGcggggaggagaagaaggccGACGCGGCTGCCGGGGCCTCGGGCCGCTCCGTCAGGCGGCTCGCGGCGGCCGTGTGGCGGCTGCGGCCGGCGGAGGATGcccctccccccgccgccgccgcgcgccgcgccgcaggTCATGTCGGCCTCGAG CACATACCAAGACATCTACAAGTTCAACTACTCAGGAAGGATCATGTTGGTAATCGGTATGGCCTGAAGAATGAGATTTCAAGCCCCATTTCTGTCTTGGAACGACACAGTGGAGAGCTCCACAAG GCCCAACTTCATCATGCTTCAGATGTATTTCCTACCACCTGTTTGGAGAATGCAACAAAGTGGGAGCTTGACGGCATAAAGGGGACAGAGTCAGATGATGCCTATGCGATTGCCAACCAACTAAATATCATTGATGAACAGAAGGGGGAAAATTATGTATCAACCCTCCAGGTGAAGCTTCAGCAGACACAGGATAGGGTGGGCAAGCTAGAAGCTGAGCGGCTTTCAGCCAAGAAACAACTAGACCACTTGTTCAAGAAACTAACAGAGGAGAAAGCTGCTTGGCGGAAGAGAGAGCACAAGAAGGTTCAAGCCATTGTTGAAGATATGAAGGCAGACCTCGAACATGAGAAGAAGAATCGGAAACAACTAGAGAAGATTAACTTAAAGCTTGTTGATGAGTTGAAGGAGGTTAAAATGGCAGCAAACAATCTGTTGCAGGAGTATGATAATGAGAGGAAGACACGTGAGCTCACTGAGGAGGTGTGCACCAAGTTGGTGAGGGAGTTAGAGGAACAAAAGGCCGAAATTGAAGCCTTGAAGCAAGAGTCTCTTAAATTGCGCACAGAGGTGGATGAGGATAGGAAGTTGCTGCAGATGGCTGAGGTGTGGCGTGAAGAGCGTGTGCAGATGAAACTTGTTGATGCTAAACTCACCCTAGAAGCCAAATATGCAGAGTTGACCAAACTGCAACAGGATGTTGAGGCAATCGTTGCCTCTTTCAGTGACGACAAGGGAGATGGTACCACAGTTCAAGTAGCAAAAAACATTGTACAGTCAATTGGATCAGCCAGGGAACAAGAGATTGAATTCAAGTATGATCCACCACCAGCATCGGATGATATATTATCCATCATTGAAGAGTTACGCCCTAGTGAAGAGCCTGCGACGAGGGAAACTGAACCATGCCATAAGCACAACTCTCCCTTACATGAATCAGAAAACCAGGAAGATTGCCCAATGGCTGATATATTCCTGGAAAACCCAACCAAAGTGTACTCAAATAAAAGCCCTTATAACGAGAGTGACATGGATGATTCCAGCAGCTGGGAAACCTTAAGCAATGAAGAGAGGCAGGGCTCAAGCACTTCAAGGAATGGAAGCGAACCTTCAGTCAACAAGATATGTGACAAAATTTCCTGGACCAGTGGAGATGATTCTGAGGCTGGGCGGCATGACACCCTGAGTGGTGAATTGATCGATGCCTACTTCGCAGACAGAAAACAATCCAAGAAGAAAGAGTCAGCCATATCAAAGCTCTTGAAGTCATCCCCTCTGAAAAGCTGTGAAATCTTCAAGAAAGATGTCGTGGAGATGATGAACGGGAGATCATCAAACGAAAGGTTGTCAAATGGCATGCATTCTTCAAACGAAGGCGCCAATCAAGATGTGGGACTCAGCTCACCAAGTATAGGGCAGTGGAGCTCTCCTGATTCGATGAACAGCCAACTCAACCGTGGGTTCAGAGGCTGCATGGAGATGGTTCAGAAGCAGAGCTTGAAGGCGAAGCTTCTAGAAGCTCGGATGGAGAGCCAGAAGATCCAGCTCCGCCATGTGCTCAACCAGAAAACTTAG
- the LOC102712559 gene encoding cysteine-rich PDZ-binding protein, whose product MVCTKCEKKLGKVIVPDKWKEGASNTYESGGRKINENKLLSKKNRWTPYGNTKCIICKQQVHQDAKYCHTCAYSKGVCAMCGKQVLDTKLYKQSNV is encoded by the exons atggtgtgCACCAAGT GCGAGAAGAAGCTGGGGAAGGTGATCGTGCCGGACAAGTGGAAGGAGGGGGCCAGCAACACCTACGAGAGCGGCGGCCGCAAGATCAACGAGAACAAGCTCCTCTCCAAGAAGAACAG GTGGACTCCATATGGAAACACGAAATGCATAATCTGCAAGCAACAAGTGCACCAGGACGCCAAGTACTGCCACACCTGTGCATATTCAAAAG GTGTATGTGCGATGTGCGGGAAGCAAGTGCTGGACACGAAGCTGTATAAGCAAAGCAATGTGTAA
- the LOC102712836 gene encoding protein PIN-LIKES 2 — protein sequence MDWVSVKANPQQVSVHGDWVSAVMPLMKLLCLTVIGLVLANRRIQIIPKATFKLLSKLVFALFLPCMIFVHLGPSVTIQNVLDWWFIPVNVLISTAVGCILGYIVALICRPPPQFFRFTVIMTGFGNTGNLPIAIIGSVCHTTDHPFGRGCDRKGIAYVSFAQWVAVILVYTFVYHMMEPPMQFYEIVGEGAEIEEEPEQTSSFSRPLLQEAEWPGMADKETEHSKTPFIARIFMSISGSSQNTFPDIDFCAEEGTSGAGPSSPKSLRCLAEPKVVRRIRVVAEKTPIQHVLQPPTIASLLAIIIGMVPLFKDFVFGADAPLSFFTDSLEILAAAVVPSVMLILGGMLAEGPNENALGIRTIIGITVARLLILPCIGIGVVLLADRLHLLVEDDHMYRFVLALQYSTPSAILLGAIASLRGYAVKEASALLFWQHVCAVLSLSIYLVVYFRLLTF from the coding sequence ATGGATTGGGTGTCCGTGAAGGCGAACCCGCAGCAGGTGAGCGTCCATGGCGACTGGGTGTCGGCCGTCATGCCGCTGATGAAGCTGCTGTGCTTGACGGTCATCGGGCTGGTGCTCGCCAACCGCAGGATTCAGATCATCCCCAAGGCCACCTTCAAGCTTCTGAGCAAGCTCGTGTTCGCGCTGTTCCTCCCCTGCATGATCTTCGTCCACCTCGGCCCGTCCGTCACCATCCAGAATGTGCTGGACTGGTGGTTCATCCCGGTCAACGTGCTCATCAGCACCGCCGTCGGGTGCATTCTTGGGTACATTGTGGCGCTGATCTGCCGCCCCCCGCCACAGTTCTTCAGGTTCACGGTGATCATGACCGGATTTGGCAACACCGGTAACCTCCCGATCGCGATAATTGGGTCGGTATGCCATACTACAGATCACCCGTTTGGCCGCGGATGCGACCGCAAGGGTATTGCCTATGTCTCGTTTGCTCAGTGGGTTGCTGTTATTCTTGTCTACACCTTTGTGTACCATATGATGGAGCCACCAATGCAATTCTATGAGATAGTAGGCGAGGGTGCCGAGATTGAGGAAGAGCCTGAACAGACCAGCAGCTTCAGTAGACCTCTTCTTCAGGAAGCAGAGTGGCCAGGAATGGCTGATAAAGAAACGGAGCACTCGAAGACACCCTTCATTGCTCGGATTTTCATGAGTATTTCAGGCTCTTCACAGAATACATTCCCTGATATTGATTTTTGTGCAGAAGAGGGCACTTCTGGTGCTGGGCCTAGCAGTCCAAAGTCACTTAGGTGTTTGGCAGAGCCGAAAGTAGTAAGGAGGATCAGGGTCGTGGCTGAGAAGACTCCGATTCAGCATGTTCTTCAGCCACCAACCATCGCTTCCTTGCTCGCCATTATCATCGGCATGGTTCCTCTATTCAAAGACTTCGTGTTTGGGGCTGATGCACCGCTTTCATTCTTTACGGATAGTTTGGAGATTCTAGCTGCAGCGGTTGTACCCTCGGTGATGCTAATTCTTGGGGGCATGCTTGCAGAAGGACCAAATGAGAATGCCTTGGGTATCCGGACCATCATTGGCATAACTGTGGCAAGGCTTCTGATTCTCCCATGCATTGGCATAGGTGTTGTGCTGCTGGCAGATCGGTTGCATCTACTTGTTGAGGATGACCACATGTACCGCTTTGTGCTTGCGCTGCAGTACTCCACCCCTAGCGCCATCCTGCTCGGCGCAATCGCGAGCCTGAGAGGCTATGCTGTCAAGGAAGCATCGGCGCTCCTATTCTGGCAGCACGTCTGTGCAGTGCTATCTCTTTCCATCTACCTGGTTGTATATTTCAGGTTGCTGACCTTCTGA
- the LOC102713107 gene encoding putative aconitate hydratase, cytoplasmic, whose protein sequence is MYKAAASSPSARLLLLRSLPSSSPSPSSAPSRLLLSRTRALSRPCAGAWAARAAGGGGWWSGRVASSSVGGARAQIGAVAPAVERFQRRMAATAAAEHPFKNILTTLPKPGGGEYGKFYSLPALNDPRIDKLPYSIRILLESAIRNCDNFQVTPNDVEKIIDWENTSPKLAEIPFKPARVLLQDFTGVPAVVDLAAMRDAMAKLGSDANKINPLVPVDLVIDHSVQVDVARSPNAVQSNMELEFKRNNERFGFLKWGSTAFHNMLVVPPGSGIVHQVNLEYLGRVVFNTNGIMYPDSVVGTDSHTTMIDGLGVAGWGVGGIEAEATMLGQPMSMVLPGVVGFKLTGKLQSGVTATDLVLTVTQMLRKHGVVGKFVEFYGEGMGKLSLADRATIANMSPEYGATMGFFPVDHVTLDYLKLTGRSDETVAMIEAYLRANKMFVDYDEPQTERIYSSYLQLDLNEVEPCISGPKRPHDRVPLKEMKSDWHSCLDNKVGFKGFAVPKEQQDKVVKFDFHGQPAEIKHGSVVIAAITSCTNTSNPSVMLGAGLVAKKACELGLEVKPWVKTSLAPGSGVVTKYLLQSGLQEYLNKQGFHVVGYGCTTCIGNSGDLDESVSAAIAENDVVAAAVLSGNRNFEGRVHPLTRANYLASPPLVVAYALAGTVDIDFEKEPIGVGKDGKEVFFKDLWPSTEEIAQVVQSSVLPDMFKSTYEAITKGNPMWNQLTVPEASLYSWDPNSTYIHEPPYFKDMTMSPPGSHGVKNAYCLLNFGDSITTDHISPAGSIHKDSPAAKYLLERGVDRKDFNSYGSRRGNDEVMARGTFANIRIVNKFLNGEVGPKTIHVPTGEKLYVFDAAMKYKSEGHDTIVLAGAEYGSGSSRDWAAKGPMLLGVKAVIAKSFERIHRSNLVGMGIIPLCFKAGEDADSLGLTGHERYTIDLPTNISEIRPGQDVTVTTDNGKSFTCTLRFDTEVELAYFNHGGILPYVIRNLAGSQN, encoded by the exons aTGTATAAagcggccgcctcctccccctccgcccgcctcctcctcctcagatCCCTCCCGTCTTCGTCtccgtctccctcctccgcgccgtcccgcctcctcctctccaggACCCGCGCGCTCTCGCGACCGTGCGCCGGCGCGTGGGCGGCACGCGCtgcgggtggtggtgggtggtggtCCGGGAGAGTCGCCTCGTCGTCGGTGGGAGGCGCCAGGGCGCAGATCGGGGCCGTCGCGCCTGCCGTCGAGCGGTTCCAGCGCAGGATGGCCGCCACCGCAG CTGCTGAGCATCCCTTCAAGAATATTTTGACCACTCTCCCTAAGCCTGGGGGTGGTGAATATGGGAAATTCTATAGCCTTCCTGCACTAAACGATCCAAGGATTG ATAAGCTGCCCTATTCTATCCGTATTCTTCTAGAGTCAGCTATCCGTAACTGTGATAACTTCCAAGTCACTCCAAATGATGTTGAGAAAATTATTGATTGGGAGAATACATCTCCCAAGCTGGCTGAGATACCTTTCAAGCCAGCACGAGTTCTTCTTCAG GATTTCACTGGAGTTCCAGCTGTAGTAGATCTTGCAGCTATGCGTGATGCGATGGCCAAGTTGGGCAGTGATGCCAACAAGATCAATCCACTG GTTCCAGTGGATCTTGTTATTGACCACTCAGTGCAGGTGGATGTTGCAAGGTCACCAAATGCAGTGCAATCAAACATGGAGCTGGAATTTAAGCGCAACAACGAAAGATTTGGTTTCCTTAAATGGGGTTCTACTGCTTTCCACAATATGCTGGTTGTCCCCCCCGGTTCTGGTATTGTGCACCAG GTCAATCTTGAGTATCTTGGTCGAGTTGTTTTCAACACAAATGGCATTATGTATCCTGACAGTGTGGTTGGTACCGATTCACACACCACTATGATTGATGGTTTGGGTGTGGCTGGTTGGGGAGTTGGTGGCATCGAAGCTGAGGCCACAATGCTTGGTCAG CCGATGAGCATGGTTTTGCCTGGTGTTGTTGGGTTCAAGTTGACTGGAAAGTTACAGAGTGGTGTCACTGCTACCGACCTAGTTCTTACTGTCACCCAAATGCTCAGGAAGCACGGCGTTGTTGGCAAATTTGTTGAATTCTATG GTGAAGGCATGGGAAAGCTTTCTTTGGCTGACAGGGCCACAATCGCAAACATGTCACCAGAATATGGAGCCACCATGGGTTTCTTCCCTGTAGATCATGTGACATTAGATTATCTCAAATTGACTGGCCGAAGTGATGAAACT GTGGCAATGATTGAAGCATATCTACGAGCTAACAAGATGTTTGTAGACTACGACGAG CCTCAAACAGAACGAATTTACTCTTCATATCTTCAGTTAGATCTTAATGAGGTGGAACCTTGCATTTCAGGCCCAAAGAG GCCTCATGATCGTGTCCCTTTGAAGGAAATGAAATCTGACTGGCATTCTTGCCTGGATAACAAAGTCGGTTTCAAG GGTTTTGCTGTGCCAAAGGAACAACAAGATAAAGTTGTGAAATTTGACTTCCATGGACAACCTGCTGAAATCAAACATGGAAGTGTTGTTATAGCAGCAATCACTAGCTGCACAAACACATCAAATCCTAGTGTTATGCTTGGTGCTGGTCTTGTGGCAAAGAAAGCCTGTGAACTGGGTCTTGAg GTGAAACCATGGGTAAAGACAAGCCTTGCCCCTGGATCTGGGGTGGTCACTAAATACTTACTACAGAG TGGTCTTCAAGAGTACTTAAACAAGCAAGGCTTCCATGTTGTTGGATATGGTTGCACCACTTGCATTGGCAACTCTGGTGATCTAGATGAATCTGTATCAGCTGCCATTGCAGAAAATG atgttgttgctgctgctgttttgTCAGGCAACCGTAACTTTGAGGGTCGTGTGCACCCATTGACCCGGGCTAATTACCTTGCTTCACCACCTCTTGTGGTTGCATATGCACTTGCTGGCACC GTCGACattgattttgagaaagaGCCGATTGGAGTAGGAAAGGATGGTAAAGAAGTCTTCTTCAAGGACTTATGGCCCTCAACTGAAGAAATTGCACAA GTGGTCCAATCTAGCGTATTGCCTGATATGTTCAAAAGTACATATGAGGCTATTACAAAAGGCAACCCAATGTGGAATCAGCTGACTGTGCCCGAAGCATCTCTCTATTCATGGGATCCAAATTCCACTTACATCCACGAGCCTCCATACTTTAAGGACATGACCATGTCCCCACCTGGCTCCCATGGCGTGAAGAATGCCTACTGCTTACTGAACTTCGGGGACAGCATTACCACAGATCATATTTCACCGGCAGGTAGTATTCACAAAGACAGCCCTGCTGCCAAGTACTTGCTTGAGCGTGGTGTGGACCGGAAGGACTTCAATTCATATGGTAGCCGTCGTGGTAATGATGAAGTAATGGCAAGAGGAACATTTGCGAACATCAGAATTGTGAACAAGTTTTTAAATGGAGAAGTTGGACCCAAGACTATTCATGTTCCCACAGGGGAGAAGCTTTATGTATTTGATGCTGCCATG AAATACAAGTCCGAGGGTCATGACACTATTGTTCTTGCTGGTGCTGAGTATGGAAGTGGCAGTTCTCGTGACTGGGCTGCCAAGGGACCAATGCTCCTG GGTGTTAAAGCTGTGATCGCTAAGAGCTTTGAGCGTATCCACCGAAGCAACCTGGTGGGAATGGGAATCATTCCTCTCTGCTTCAAGGCTGGCGAGGACGCCGACTCACTTGGCCTTACTGGACACGAGCGGTACACCATTGACCTCCCAACCAACATCAGCGAGATACGCCCTGGGCAGGACGTGACTGTCACAACCGACAACGGGAAATCCTTCACTTGCACCCTTCGCTTTGACACAGAG GTGGAGCTGGCATACTTCAACCATGGAGGCATCCTCCCATATGTCATCCGTAACCTCGCAGGATCGCAGAACTAG